TCGGAAAGCTCATGCAAATGCTTTTGGATCATGTCGGGGCAGAAACCGGTTGTTTGCTACTAGCCGATGAAAGCGGCAACTTGCAACTTGCCGTACGCGCTAGCTCCTACCACGATAGCGAAGTCATTTATCCGCCAATTTCCCCCGACCGGAATACCTTACCTTTGTCTTTGCTCTACCAAGCATACCGCACCCACCAACTCATTTGGCACGGCAACGCCAGCGAAGAATTGGAAATTTCCCCAGGGCATGCAGAAGCCACCCCCTCTCAGGAAGACCCTACCAACATCCACTGCGATCCTTACCTACGAAGGCAGCAACCCACATCGGTTTTATGCTTGCCCCTACTCAATCAGGGCAGACCTATTGGCGTGATTTATTTGGAAAACAACCAAACCGTCAGTGCGTTTCAGTCGCAACAGGTGGAAATGCTGCACCTGCTTTCCTCCCAGGCAGCGGTGGCTTTGGATAATGCCATGCTTTACTCGCAATTGCACGACAGCCAAAGCCGACTCACGCAATTTTTAGAAGCTATGCCTTTGGGGGTCTTGGTGGTAGACGGCGAAGGAACGCCCTATTTAGCCAACCACGCCGCCCAGCAAATCTTCGGCAAGGGGATTGTGGAAAATTTATCCTTGCAGGAGATGTCTCGCACTTGTGGGATTTATTTGGCTGGCACCAAACAGCTCTATCCCGCCCATCGCATGCCGTTGATGCGGGCTTTGGCAGGGGAAGCCACGTCGGTGACCGATATGGAAGTGCACCAGAGCGGGCGAACCATTCCTTTAGAAGTACGCGGCATTCCTATTTTTGACGATCGCGGTGAGGTTAGCTACGCGATCGCCGTGTTTCAGGATATCAGCGAACGCACCCGAGCAGAAGCCGACCGCGCCCAGTTTACCGAAGAACTCTGCCGCCTCAACGAAGCTTACGAGCGGTTTGTTCCCGACCGGTTTTTGGAATTTCTCAATAAGGAAAGCATTGTTGACGTACAGCTCGGCGATCAAACTCAACGGGAAATGTCGGTGTTGTTCGCCGATATTCGCGACTTCACCACTCTCTCGGAAACCATGACCCCGGAGGAAAATTTTCGCTTTATCAATTCCTACCTCAGTTCCATGGAACCCTCGATTATTGAAAATCAGGGGGTGGTGGATAAATTTATTGGTGATGCGATTATGGCGTTGTTTGGTAGCACCAATAATGCCGACGATTCTGTTCATGCCGCGATCGCCATGTTAAACCGCCTTTCCGAATACAATCAAGGTCGCCAACGTGCCGGCTACCAACCCATTCAAGTGGGCATTGGCATCAATACCGGTTCTTTGATGCTGGGAACCGTCGGCGGTCACAACCGCATGGATAGTACGGTCATTGGTGATGCGGTGAATTTGGCTTCCCGTCTGGAAGGGTTAACCAAAATCTATGGCGTTTCCCTGTTAATTTCCCACCAAACCTTTGCCCACCTGCAAAATCCCGGCGAATACAGCATTCGCATTATCGAACGGCTGAAAGTGCGCGGCAAAACCGAACCGGTGGCTGTTTTTGAAGTTTTTGACGGCGATGACCCCAACGTGAAAGCTGGCAAACTGGCTACCGTGGGCATTTTTGAGCAAGGGTTGTTCTCCTATTACCGCCACGCCTGGCAAGAAGCTGCGGATTTGTTCCAAGCCTGCGTGCGTTTGAATCCCGAAGACCGCGTTGCCCAAATTTATCTGGAACGCTGCCGCCAGGAACTTGCCCAAGCCTAACTGCGGGCAAACTACCGATATATAATTTTAATCGGAAAAAAGATCGCAAACTGCGATCCGGCTCACAGCAATAGAGGTTGAAATGAAAGATAATAAATATAATCAACCATGGATGTCTTCGGGGTCTTGTTTTCCCCTTTTATGGGGCGATCGCCTTGATTTCCAGGGCAATCGTCAGTTACAGGAACCCCTCGCTCGAAATCAGCGATAGGAGAATGGGTTGGGCACGGAACCACAGCCATCTCCCAAGCCAGAGGGCTTATTTGATGGCCATGGGAAAACCACGCCGAAGCGATCGCTTCTTGGGGCTGGTACCAAGTTACCGTGACGCAATTTTGGGAGAACGCTAGTACCATAGCTTGGCCGAACCGGCTGTTCCGCGATCGCCCTACCACCCACCAACCGCTCAAACGCCAACAACATCCAGACAAACATCTTGATACGGAAAACACCAAGACCATGTTGGGATTGTGCTTTCCGGCTACGTACCAGAATAAGAGGCTGCTAAGATGAATAACAGGTCGACCCCACCAAAAATCTTGGTCGTAGAAGATAGTACCGCCAACGCCAAACTCCTTTGTCAGGTTTTACAAAGAGGCGGCATGCAGGTTGTCAGCGCTCACAATGGAGAAAGTGCCATTCAGGAAGTGGAAGCTTCTCTGCCGGATTTAATTCTATTGGATGTTTTGCTACCAGGTATGGATGGATTTGAATTATGCCAAAAGTGGAAATCCCAACCTCGCACCCAAGATATTCCAATTATTTTTATGACCGCCCT
This Geitlerinema sp. PCC 9228 DNA region includes the following protein-coding sequences:
- a CDS encoding adenylate/guanylate cyclase domain-containing protein; translation: MPYLSQESQPPLRQPNTQNQWAIETIVGIRLGVEQLRETTPQSLPSILQGMSESEYLQRCQQQQHYISIVAYHLLKAQLLYLYGHFQNALAAIREASQFLDRSDDGFFQREWTFYRALILLALYPDMSLEQQNRTLEEISAHQQQMQVWLESDTSACQCQYLLIAAEKARRTGDRDTAIDRYDEAIAAATEANLYFQAGLAAECATEFWLGWQKPKIARVYLQEAYRYYQQWGTTAKLEYLETQYQNLLTASTQKQSTTKQQKEWDLTTVMNASRAISGEIVLEKLLGKLMQMLLDHVGAETGCLLLADESGNLQLAVRASSYHDSEVIYPPISPDRNTLPLSLLYQAYRTHQLIWHGNASEELEISPGHAEATPSQEDPTNIHCDPYLRRQQPTSVLCLPLLNQGRPIGVIYLENNQTVSAFQSQQVEMLHLLSSQAAVALDNAMLYSQLHDSQSRLTQFLEAMPLGVLVVDGEGTPYLANHAAQQIFGKGIVENLSLQEMSRTCGIYLAGTKQLYPAHRMPLMRALAGEATSVTDMEVHQSGRTIPLEVRGIPIFDDRGEVSYAIAVFQDISERTRAEADRAQFTEELCRLNEAYERFVPDRFLEFLNKESIVDVQLGDQTQREMSVLFADIRDFTTLSETMTPEENFRFINSYLSSMEPSIIENQGVVDKFIGDAIMALFGSTNNADDSVHAAIAMLNRLSEYNQGRQRAGYQPIQVGIGINTGSLMLGTVGGHNRMDSTVIGDAVNLASRLEGLTKIYGVSLLISHQTFAHLQNPGEYSIRIIERLKVRGKTEPVAVFEVFDGDDPNVKAGKLATVGIFEQGLFSYYRHAWQEAADLFQACVRLNPEDRVAQIYLERCRQELAQA